In Streptomyces sp. NBC_00878, a single window of DNA contains:
- a CDS encoding xanthine dehydrogenase family protein molybdopterin-binding subunit, whose translation MSNDTATATTAEPGTAPEPLPHGLGVSLPSAEARAKTEGTFPYAADLWAEGLLWAAVLRSPHPHARILSIDTTHAREMPGVRAVITHEDVPGNALHGRGRADRPVFASEVVRHHGEPIAAVAADHPDTARMAAAAVIVEYETLDPVTDPEQAFEAEPLHPDGNLIRHIPLRHGDPDAVGEIVVEGLYRIGRQDPAPIGAEAGLAVPRPDGGVELYVASTDPHTDRDTAAACYGLEPERVKVVVTGVPGATADREDQSFQLALGLLAMKTGCPVKLTATREESFLGHSHRHPTLLRYRHHADSDGRLVKVEAQILLDAGAYADTSSEALAAAVSFACGPYVVPNAFIEGWAVRTNNPPSGHVRGEGAMQVCAAYEAQMDKLAKKLGLDPAELRLSNVMATGDVLPTGQTVTCPAPVAELLQAVQDFPLPALPKDTPEDEWLLPGGPEGAGEPGAVRRGVGYALGMVHMLGAEGADEVSTATVKVHDGIATVLCAAVETGQGFTTLARQIVQETLGIEEVHVASVDTDQPPAGPSCRGRHTWVSGGAVERAAKMVRTQLLQPLAHKFGMSTELLQITDGKITSYDGVLSTTVTEAMDGKELWATAQCRPHPTEPLDGAGQGDAFVGLAFCAVRAVVDVDIELGSVRVVELALAQDVGRVLNPAQLAARIEAGVTQGIGVALTENLRTARGLVRHPDLTGYSLPTALDTPDIRIVKLVEERDVVAPFGAKAVSAVPVVTSPAAVASAVRAATGRPVNRLPIRPQAAVVTATQ comes from the coding sequence GTGAGCAACGACACCGCCACCGCGACCACCGCGGAGCCCGGCACCGCTCCGGAGCCGCTGCCCCACGGCCTCGGCGTGTCCCTGCCGTCCGCGGAGGCCCGCGCCAAGACCGAGGGCACGTTCCCGTACGCGGCGGACCTGTGGGCCGAGGGCCTCCTGTGGGCCGCCGTCCTCAGATCACCGCACCCGCACGCGCGCATCCTGTCCATCGACACCACCCACGCGCGCGAGATGCCCGGCGTGCGGGCCGTCATCACCCACGAGGACGTGCCCGGCAACGCGCTGCACGGCCGCGGCAGAGCCGACCGGCCCGTGTTCGCCTCCGAGGTCGTACGCCACCACGGGGAGCCCATCGCGGCCGTCGCCGCCGACCACCCCGACACCGCCCGCATGGCCGCGGCCGCCGTCATCGTCGAGTACGAGACACTCGACCCGGTGACCGACCCGGAGCAGGCCTTCGAGGCCGAACCCCTGCACCCCGACGGCAACCTGATCCGCCACATCCCGCTGCGCCACGGCGACCCGGACGCGGTGGGCGAGATCGTCGTCGAGGGCCTGTACCGCATCGGACGCCAGGACCCGGCCCCGATCGGCGCGGAGGCCGGCCTCGCCGTGCCCCGCCCCGACGGCGGGGTCGAGCTCTACGTGGCGTCCACCGACCCGCACACCGACCGCGACACGGCGGCCGCCTGCTACGGCCTGGAACCGGAGCGCGTGAAGGTCGTCGTCACCGGTGTGCCCGGTGCCACCGCCGACCGCGAGGACCAGAGCTTCCAGCTCGCGCTCGGACTGCTCGCCATGAAGACCGGATGTCCGGTCAAGCTCACCGCGACGCGCGAAGAGTCCTTCCTGGGCCACTCCCACCGCCATCCCACGCTCCTGCGCTACCGGCACCACGCCGACAGCGACGGCAGGCTGGTCAAGGTCGAGGCGCAGATCCTGCTCGACGCGGGCGCGTACGCCGACACGTCGTCCGAGGCCCTCGCCGCCGCCGTCTCCTTCGCCTGCGGCCCGTACGTCGTCCCGAACGCCTTCATCGAGGGCTGGGCCGTCCGCACCAACAACCCGCCCTCCGGGCACGTACGCGGCGAGGGCGCCATGCAGGTGTGCGCCGCCTACGAGGCTCAGATGGACAAGCTGGCGAAGAAGCTGGGCCTCGACCCGGCCGAGCTGCGCTTGAGCAACGTCATGGCCACGGGGGACGTACTCCCGACCGGCCAGACGGTGACGTGCCCGGCCCCCGTGGCCGAACTGCTGCAGGCCGTACAGGACTTCCCGCTGCCCGCCCTCCCGAAGGACACGCCCGAGGACGAGTGGCTGCTGCCCGGCGGCCCCGAGGGCGCCGGCGAACCGGGTGCCGTGCGACGCGGCGTCGGCTACGCCCTGGGCATGGTCCACATGCTCGGCGCCGAGGGCGCGGACGAGGTCTCGACCGCCACCGTGAAGGTCCACGACGGCATCGCCACCGTGCTGTGCGCGGCCGTGGAGACCGGCCAGGGCTTCACCACCCTGGCCCGGCAGATCGTCCAGGAGACGCTCGGCATCGAAGAGGTGCACGTGGCCTCCGTGGACACCGATCAGCCCCCGGCGGGACCGAGTTGCCGCGGGCGCCACACCTGGGTGTCCGGCGGCGCGGTCGAACGGGCCGCCAAGATGGTCCGTACGCAGCTGCTGCAGCCCCTGGCGCACAAGTTCGGGATGTCCACCGAGCTCCTCCAGATCACCGACGGCAAGATCACCTCGTACGACGGTGTGCTGTCGACCACCGTCACGGAGGCGATGGACGGCAAGGAGCTGTGGGCGACCGCGCAGTGCCGCCCGCATCCCACCGAGCCGCTGGACGGCGCCGGACAGGGCGACGCCTTCGTGGGGCTCGCCTTCTGCGCGGTCCGCGCGGTCGTCGACGTCGACATCGAACTGGGCTCGGTACGGGTCGTGGAACTGGCGCTCGCCCAGGACGTGGGACGGGTCCTGAACCCCGCGCAGCTCGCCGCCCGCATCGAGGCCGGCGTCACCCAGGGCATCGGCGTCGCCCTCACCGAGAACCTGCGCACCGCGCGCGGGCTGGTGCGCCACCCCGACCTCACGGGGTACTCGCTGCCGACCGCCCTCGACACCCCCGACATCCGCATCGTCAAGCTCGTCGAGGAGCGTGACGTGGTCGCGCCCTTCGGCGCGAAGGCCGTCAGCGCGGTGCCGGTGGTCACGTCCCCGGCCGCGGTCGCGTCCGCGGTACGGGCGGCCACGGGGCGTCCGGTGAACCGGCTGCCGATAAGGCCACAGGCGGCCGTGGTGACGGCTACGCAGTGA
- a CDS encoding SUKH-4 family immunity protein — protein sequence MSTSTSTTTSTDTGTKTITLTEDELDPYVTHAATRSWLASPGLPGPGLPGDGGLLTFEALRAGGPRTVADSMGDPDLLAADLRDQLVIGALRGPADAETESILLDGATGEVSTTYVLQDRPDLMDRRPLAPSLQVLTDFVAATEEMAARRGRFASYEGRFGPKAVAGMSRQLLAVFEEGTGGEVPPFWRMAALIRPLALVAGPPADAALTLDLPTRLLDEEFGQGRVARFEDVDFPAALAHEPTRRFLRETGLPEDGFLFQLDTDVPLPTLAEYYEDERPGEYTADELPDDADHLIRLGHLIEDNSLVVDGATGAILNWSEPEATLYALNTDISTLAFTLWLLHREKTIDETLSHELTADAYDQLATTMTQTLSTVDPTGSAPQSTWHYWTELFQDEAGGVL from the coding sequence ATGAGCACGAGCACGAGCACGACCACGAGTACGGACACTGGCACCAAGACGATCACCTTGACCGAGGATGAACTGGACCCGTACGTCACGCACGCGGCGACGCGGAGCTGGCTGGCGAGTCCCGGACTGCCGGGCCCCGGACTTCCGGGCGACGGCGGCCTGTTGACCTTCGAGGCGCTGCGCGCGGGCGGCCCGCGGACGGTGGCGGATTCGATGGGAGACCCGGATCTGCTGGCGGCGGACCTGCGGGACCAGCTGGTGATAGGCGCACTCCGCGGCCCGGCCGACGCCGAGACGGAGTCGATCCTGCTCGACGGAGCGACGGGTGAGGTCTCCACCACGTACGTCCTCCAGGACCGTCCCGACCTGATGGACCGCCGCCCGCTCGCACCCTCGCTCCAGGTGCTGACGGACTTCGTGGCGGCGACGGAGGAGATGGCCGCCCGACGCGGTCGATTCGCTTCCTACGAGGGCCGGTTCGGGCCGAAGGCCGTGGCCGGGATGTCGCGGCAACTGCTCGCGGTGTTCGAGGAGGGCACCGGCGGCGAGGTCCCGCCGTTCTGGCGGATGGCGGCGCTGATCCGCCCGCTGGCACTGGTCGCGGGCCCGCCCGCCGACGCGGCACTGACCCTGGACCTGCCCACTCGTCTGCTGGACGAGGAGTTCGGCCAGGGCCGGGTCGCGCGCTTCGAGGACGTCGACTTCCCGGCGGCGCTGGCGCACGAACCGACCCGCCGCTTCCTGCGGGAGACGGGTCTGCCGGAGGACGGCTTCCTGTTCCAACTGGACACGGACGTGCCGCTGCCGACCCTCGCCGAGTACTACGAGGACGAGCGCCCGGGCGAGTACACCGCCGACGAACTCCCCGACGACGCGGACCACTTGATACGCCTCGGCCACCTCATCGAGGACAACAGCCTGGTGGTGGACGGCGCGACGGGCGCGATCCTCAACTGGAGCGAGCCCGAGGCCACGCTCTACGCCCTGAACACGGACATCTCCACGCTGGCCTTCACGCTCTGGCTGCTCCACCGCGAGAAGACCATCGACGAGACCCTGTCCCACGAACTGACGGCGGATGCCTACGACCAACTGGCCACGACGATGACGCAGACCCTGTCCACGGTCGACCCCACGGGCTCGGCCCCGCAGTCGACTTGGCACTACTGGACGGAACTGTTCCAGGACGAGGCGGGCGGCGTGCTCTGA
- a CDS encoding response regulator transcription factor — protein sequence MATTDPMTATPIRILVADDQRDIRIGFRMILDAQPDMRTVGEAADGATAIERARRLRPDVVLADIRMPGPDGLEVTRVLAGPDAAQPTKVIVVTTFDLDEYVYTALANGACGFLLKRSGPALLTEAVRAAMAGDVLISPSVTVRLLRHLAPRSSDHHLSPTEALAEPLLEPLTEPLTDREAEVARLVAQGRTNAEIGTALFITAGTAKTHVANIQRKLDVRNRVGIAAWTWRNSRTDRTDPDRPRPSG from the coding sequence ATGGCCACCACGGACCCGATGACCGCGACACCCATCCGGATCCTGGTGGCCGATGACCAACGCGACATCCGGATCGGCTTCCGGATGATCCTGGACGCGCAACCCGACATGCGCACCGTGGGCGAGGCCGCCGACGGTGCCACCGCCATCGAGCGCGCCCGCCGGCTCCGTCCCGACGTCGTCCTGGCCGACATCCGTATGCCCGGACCGGACGGCCTGGAGGTCACCCGCGTCCTGGCCGGGCCCGACGCCGCGCAACCGACCAAGGTCATCGTCGTCACCACCTTCGACCTCGACGAATACGTGTACACGGCCCTGGCCAACGGCGCATGCGGCTTCCTGCTCAAGCGCTCCGGCCCCGCCCTGCTCACCGAAGCGGTCCGCGCCGCCATGGCAGGAGACGTCCTCATCAGCCCATCCGTCACCGTACGGCTGCTGCGCCACCTCGCTCCCCGCTCCAGCGACCACCACCTGAGCCCGACGGAAGCACTGGCGGAACCACTGCTGGAACCACTGACGGAACCACTGACCGACAGGGAAGCCGAGGTCGCCCGGCTCGTGGCCCAGGGACGGACCAACGCGGAGATCGGCACCGCACTCTTCATCACGGCCGGCACCGCCAAAACCCATGTGGCCAACATCCAGCGCAAACTCGACGTACGCAATCGCGTCGGCATCGCCGCCTGGACCTGGCGGAACAGCCGGACCGATCGGACCGACCCGGACCGCCCGCGACCCTCCGGATGA
- a CDS encoding sensor histidine kinase: protein MSGGGWERVRSWLPGAAAAGVGVLAVVGWVTAGPLAPLPAVLAVAAVVVLIVFPERTLPWTAALAGLAAFVSAGVTPVLLVGGGVTVPIAVWGVGEAGALLVLTVLVCRRAATLGRAAVAIAVICLAEAGLMVRVVWPESLSNMLLTTAYWSLGAAVAVSVGLHLRSMDEAWARSVAAARRTQRLELARDLHDFVAHDVTGMVVQAQAATHVLAGQPEVGAALKRIEEAGQRALASMERTVHMLRGTDDEPAVGPGPPRVPTLADLPALVGHFAAIGPSVPRLHVDHEAAAASDRETAATAYRVVTEALTNIRRHAPTAAHVEISIGCDDGPGGPGGPEDPDDQERTGDEGSGSCLVVVVSNGRAPAGRQDAVPAYTVGGAHRRHGLGLISLAERVEALGGTLTAGPTAPGTWQVTAVLPMSASARTPTRATLSTTPEEPWPPRTR, encoded by the coding sequence ATGTCCGGTGGAGGGTGGGAGCGGGTGCGGTCGTGGTTACCGGGGGCGGCCGCCGCCGGGGTGGGCGTGCTGGCCGTCGTCGGATGGGTCACCGCCGGTCCGCTGGCCCCGCTCCCCGCCGTCCTCGCGGTGGCCGCGGTCGTCGTCCTCATCGTGTTCCCCGAGCGCACCCTGCCCTGGACCGCCGCTCTGGCCGGACTCGCCGCGTTCGTCTCGGCCGGGGTGACCCCGGTGCTGCTCGTCGGCGGCGGGGTGACAGTCCCGATCGCCGTGTGGGGCGTGGGAGAGGCCGGGGCGCTCCTGGTACTGACCGTGCTGGTGTGCAGGCGGGCGGCGACGCTCGGCCGGGCCGCGGTCGCCATCGCAGTGATCTGCCTGGCCGAGGCCGGGCTGATGGTACGTGTCGTGTGGCCCGAGTCACTGTCCAACATGCTCCTGACGACGGCCTACTGGTCGCTGGGGGCCGCCGTCGCCGTCTCCGTGGGCCTGCATCTGCGCTCGATGGACGAGGCATGGGCGCGCTCCGTCGCGGCGGCCCGCCGGACCCAGCGCCTGGAACTCGCCCGGGACCTGCACGACTTCGTCGCCCACGACGTCACCGGCATGGTGGTCCAGGCTCAGGCCGCCACCCATGTACTGGCCGGGCAGCCCGAGGTCGGCGCGGCCCTGAAACGCATCGAGGAGGCGGGGCAGAGAGCCCTCGCCTCGATGGAACGTACGGTGCACATGCTGCGGGGCACGGACGACGAACCGGCCGTCGGCCCCGGCCCGCCCCGAGTGCCCACGCTGGCCGACCTTCCCGCCCTGGTCGGTCACTTCGCGGCCATCGGCCCCTCGGTCCCCCGCCTGCACGTCGACCACGAGGCGGCTGCCGCGTCGGACCGGGAGACGGCCGCCACCGCCTACCGGGTGGTGACCGAAGCCCTGACCAACATCCGCCGCCATGCCCCCACAGCCGCCCACGTCGAGATCAGCATTGGTTGCGACGACGGCCCGGGCGGCCCGGGCGGCCCCGAGGACCCCGACGACCAGGAGCGCACGGGCGACGAGGGCAGCGGCTCATGCCTGGTTGTCGTCGTCTCCAACGGCCGTGCCCCGGCGGGCCGTCAGGACGCGGTACCCGCGTACACCGTCGGCGGTGCGCACCGCCGCCACGGTCTCGGCCTCATCAGCCTGGCCGAACGCGTGGAGGCGCTCGGCGGCACGCTCACGGCGGGCCCCACCGCCCCGGGCACCTGGCAGGTCACGGCCGTCCTGCCGATGTCCGCCTCGGCGCGGACGCCCACGCGAGCGACCTTGTCGACGACACCGGAGGAACCATGGCCACCACGGACCCGATGA
- a CDS encoding SgcJ/EcaC family oxidoreductase, giving the protein MTLRSPASDQRHTARRTGLRRPLALAAAAVFALATGANAATAPAPDPAGGHLTATSELTEPTGSAGPAGPAEATGSAGSAGSALPQLKRLIERQADAWNRGDGAAFANTYAEDAEFITFDGTHLRGRPEMARNFQIYFDNYTKGTRLVFTKVPVTLRYPTPTTAVVITNGCVANPGEPECRPDSHSVQTYVAVHRERGWELVSFQNTRVQNLLPPPRT; this is encoded by the coding sequence ATGACGTTACGCTCGCCCGCGTCAGATCAGCGGCACACTGCCCGGCGGACCGGTCTACGTCGGCCCCTCGCCCTGGCCGCCGCGGCGGTGTTCGCTCTCGCCACGGGCGCGAACGCGGCCACCGCCCCGGCCCCGGACCCGGCAGGCGGCCACCTCACGGCGACGAGTGAACTCACCGAACCCACGGGATCAGCCGGACCAGCCGGACCAGCCGAAGCCACCGGATCGGCCGGATCGGCCGGATCCGCACTTCCGCAGCTCAAGCGACTCATCGAGCGGCAGGCCGACGCGTGGAACCGAGGAGACGGCGCGGCCTTCGCCAACACCTACGCCGAGGACGCCGAGTTCATCACTTTCGACGGCACGCACCTGCGCGGCCGGCCGGAGATGGCCCGCAACTTCCAGATCTACTTCGACAACTACACGAAAGGGACCCGCCTGGTCTTCACCAAGGTACCCGTGACGCTCCGCTACCCGACGCCCACGACCGCCGTCGTGATCACCAACGGCTGTGTCGCCAACCCCGGTGAGCCGGAATGCCGCCCGGACAGCCACTCCGTCCAGACCTACGTGGCCGTTCACCGGGAGCGAGGCTGGGAGCTCGTTTCCTTCCAGAACACCCGGGTCCAGAACCTCCTCCCACCGCCACGGACCTGA
- a CDS encoding DUF6083 domain-containing protein yields the protein MGDTSESSIIPISGPDGHRQSPPDAPRAWENTDRAQAVMEGAAGPEPPAGPTCPNCGLVGDRHVTYYGIHVLLEPGMPVPAHMVPAWHRWYVDSNGTAWNSREDEPAPGAVCRIPHQIACPGSNRN from the coding sequence ATGGGGGATACAAGCGAGTCGAGCATCATCCCGATATCCGGCCCCGATGGACACCGGCAATCGCCACCGGACGCGCCGCGAGCGTGGGAGAACACCGACCGCGCCCAGGCTGTGATGGAGGGTGCCGCCGGGCCCGAGCCGCCGGCCGGCCCCACCTGCCCCAACTGCGGGCTGGTCGGCGACCGGCATGTCACGTACTACGGCATACACGTTCTCCTTGAGCCGGGTATGCCTGTGCCCGCGCACATGGTGCCCGCCTGGCACCGCTGGTACGTCGACTCCAACGGGACGGCATGGAACAGCCGCGAGGACGAGCCCGCGCCTGGCGCCGTGTGCCGGATACCGCATCAGATCGCTTGTCCGGGCTCGAACCGAAACTGA